A stretch of the Theileria equi strain WA chromosome 1, complete sequence genome encodes the following:
- a CDS encoding protein kinase domain containing protein (encoded by transcript BEWA_031470A): MASSKRRYSSRSRSRQRSPSRSRRRYRKDARDRRRRSPEKDSRYRKIHSTSRRSHDSSSTDRRHTKLRFNNNEKKQTYGRRGSSSESYGRRSIRSRHHNRESYSRRYSRERKRSLSSEKSDVSDTSIASIRNSYSKDYRGVLIQGSRGTMEEGEIEEKEEDLLNEDDDIEAFLENRRKQRQELLKKHKLLVAAETCVNKDPDVAYVGQDKIEDMPNTPNSNIEVKTDECKEVKCENFVEDIKQSKEITVPVFQGFTIQKSYKSPQPVEKRCLNPFSCIFMRGEDDFSKSEHVSNIDEEEVPSPRDEPTTADTIANDENVEHLVTHETSDTCSDVAKDLITSEKSEASAEVENKENVQTNAYTELQRKIMQDKLKLRNFVIKMKEQHDETLDEDGQAAEEEEEDDDDDVDMFSLVTGDDEKSSRKKKRVVKPRNTKGVLENRSLAENWNDSEGYYQATIGEMLNSRYRVLSEMAGKGVFSSVLECFDLENNVNVAIKIIRNNDMMIRAAEKEMGILKTLNESDTKDKRNIVRLLDTFEYRGHFCMVFQWLWGNLRTGLKRHGKGHGLRLSCVRSFAKKLFVALWHLKKCKVMHADLKPDNILVDEGLSILKVCDLGSASDESENDITAYLVSRFYRAPEIILGCKYDCKIDTWSAAVTLYEIATGEILFPGRTNNHMLKLIMEFKGKVPGKMIKSGQFAFQHFNEKMDFIYVLRDNFTRMDVTQIVQDLRPTRSITESLIEKYSWATNGSGERELMIKKIRQLGDLLEKALVIDPLKRITPDKALEHPFIREACHF, from the exons ATGGCTTCGTCCAAGAGACGATACTCTTCGAGATCTAGAAGCAGACAAAGATCACCAAGCCGTTCTAGACGAC GATATAGAAAAGATGCGAGAGATAGGCGGAGAAGATCCCCAGAGAAGGATTCTAGGTACAGAAAAATACATTCAACCAGTAGACGCAGCCATGACAGCAGCTCTACTGATCGTAGACATACTAAATTAAGATTTAACAATAATGAAAAAAAACAGACCTACGGAAGACGCGGATCATCCAGTGAAAGTTATGGTAGACGTTCTATCCGATCAAGACACCATAATCGAGAGAGCTATAGCAGACGTTACAGTCGAGAAAGGAAGCGATCACTCAGCTCCGAGAAAAGTGATGTGTCTGACACCAGTATCGCAAGCATACGCAATTCATATTCCAAG GATTATCGCGGTGTTTTAATACAAGGCTCTAGAGGAACCA TGGAGGAAGGAGAAATtgaggaaaaggaagaggatcTTTTGAATGAGGACGATGATATTGAGgcatttttggaaaatagAAGGAAACAACGGCAAGAGTTGCTCAAGAAACACAAACTTTTGGTAGCCGCCGAGACTTGCGTAAATAAAGATCCTGACGTTGCATATGTGGGCCAGGATAAAATTGAGGATATGCCAAATACTCCAAATTCCAATATTGAAGTAAAAACAGATGAGTGTAAAGAGGttaaatgtgaaaattttgttgaaGATATAAAGCAGTCCAAGGAAATTACAGTACCAGTATTTCAGGGATTTACCATCCAAAAGAGTTATAAATCTCCGCAACCCGTAGAGAAACGATGTTTGAATCCATTTTCCTGTATATTTATGCGAGGTGAGGATGACTTTTCCAAGAGTGAACATGTATCAAATATCGACGAAGAGGAAGTTCCCAGTCCTCGCGATGAACCTACCACTGCAGACACTATAgcaaatgatgaaaatgtcGAGCATCTCGTAACACATGAAACTTCCGATACTTGTAGTGATGTGGCAAAGGATCTTATTACATCCGAAAAGAGCGAGGCATCCGCTGAAGTGGAAAACAAAGAAAATGTCCAAACAAACGCATATACAGAACTACAACGCAAAATCATGCAAGATAAGTTAAAATTGCGCAATTTTGTGATTAAAATGAAGGAGCAGCATGATGAAACGTTGGATGAAGATGGTCAAGCTGcggaggaggaagaggaagatgatgacgaCGATGTCGATATGTTTTCTCTTGTTACTGGTGATGACGAAAAGAGTTCAaggaaaaagaagaggGTGGTTAAACCGCGTAATACCAAAGGAGTATTGGAAAACAGATCGTTGGCTGAAAACTGGAATGATTCAGAAGGCTACTATCAAGCGACAATTGGAGAAATGTTAAATTCTCGTTATCGCGTACTATCCGAAATGGCAGGAAAGGGGGTATTTTCTTCTGTGTTGGAATGTTTTGACCTTGAAAacaatgtaaatgtagccattaaaattattaGAAATAATGACATGATGATACGCGCAgctgaaaaggaaatggGAATTTTAAAGACATTAAATGAATCGGATACAAAAGATAAGCGTAACATTGTACGATTATTGGACACATTTGAATATAGAGGGCACTTTTGCATGGTGTTTCAATGGCTCTGGGGAAATCTTCGAACAGGTCtcaagag ACACGGGAAAGGTCATGGCCTAAGGCTCTCTTGTGTTCGTTCATTCGCCAAAAAATTATTCGTAGCTCTGTGGCATCTGAAAAAATGCAAGGTTATGCATGCTGACT TAAAACCAGACAATATATTAGTGGATGAGGGTCTTTCTATTTTAAAGGTTTGTGACCTTGGAAGTGCTAGTGACGAATCCGAGAATGACATTACTGCTTATCTGGTCAGTAGATTTTATAGAGCTCCAGAAATTATCCTTGGCTGCAAGTATGATTGTAAAATTGATACATGGAGTGCTGCTGTTACACTCTATGAAATTGCTACAGGAGAAATCTTATTTCCG GGACGCACAAATAACCACATGTTGAAACTAATTATGGAGTTCAAAGGTAAAGTCCCTgggaagatgataaagagcGGTCAGTTTGCCTTCCAACATTTTAACGAAAAGATGGACTTTATATATGTTTTGCGCGATAATTTCACAAGGATGGATGTCACACAAATCGTCCAAGATCTGAGGCCAACACGAAGCATCACGGAATCTTTGATTGAAAAGTACTCATGGGCAACTAACGGCTCGGGG
- a CDS encoding glycerol-3-phosphate dehydrogenase, putative (encoded by transcript BEWA_031480A) yields MSVFGCICISTRTFCKSITQNIFSTNKNLEIYRFCSKNLYSTEIGPNLTKLVYSTMAPGKKVTVVGCGNWGTAAAKTISENAAKFDLFDDTVRMWVLEEQVDGMKLSEMINTLHENKKYLPSIKLPHNLVAVPDLNECVKDADLFIFVIPHQFVKSTAAKIKASGNLKPDAVAISLIKGVAILDNKPVLISDIIEEELGIPCAALSGANVATCIANEEFSEATIGCADVEQARVWQRLFDRPYFKISCIKDPTGIQIYGAIKNVVALSAGFCDGLGLGSNTKAAIIRIGLKEIHRFAEEFFPAVSKDVVFESAGVADLITTCIGGRNVRCAAEFARHKGARPWEEIEKEFLNGQKLQGVSTCAEVHEILKACGKAALFPLFEVTHKISFEAADPSELIKAFSTEKLEPVL; encoded by the exons ATGTCAGTTTTTGGCTGCATTTGCATCAGTACGCGTACATTTTGCAAAAGCATCACCCAAAACATCTTCTCTACAAACAAAAATCTCGAGATTTATCGTTTTTGTTCCAAGAACTTGTACTCTACGGAAATAGGACCCAATTTGACAAAATTAGTCTACTCTACAATGGCACCCGGAAAGAAAGTAACTGTCGTCGGCTGCGGTAATTGGGGAACCGCCGCAGCAAAGACCATTTCAGAAAATGCAGCAAAGTTCGATTTGTTTGATGACACG GTCCGCATGTGGGTTTTGGAGGAACAAGTTGATGGAATGAAATTGAGTGAGATGATCAACACTCTCCATGAGAATAAAAAGTACCTTCCATCAATCAAACTCCCACACAACTTGGTTGCTGTCCCAGATTTGAATGAGTGTGTGAAGGATGCTGACTTGTTCATTTTTGTCATTCCTCATCAATTTGTCAAG TCTACCGCTGCTAAAATCAAGGCTAGTGGAAACTTGAAACCAGATGCTGTAGCAATTAGTTTGATTAAGGGTGTTGcaattttggataataAGCCTGTACTCATTTCTGACATTATTGAGGAGGAATTGGGTATTCCATGCGCAGCTTTGTCTGGTGCTAATGTTGCGACTTGCATCGCAAATGAGGAATTCAGCGAAGCCACTATTGGATGTGCTGATGTCGAACAAGCTCGCGTCTGGCAAAGATTATTCGACAGGCCCTACTTCAAAATTAGCTGCATAAAGGATCCAACTGGCATTCAGATTTACGGCGCTATCAAGAATGTCGTTGCTCTTTCTGCTGGTTTCTGTGACGGTTTGGGTTTGGGATCTAACACTAAGGCAGCTATTATTCGTATTGGTCTCAAGGAGATTCATCGTTTTGCCGAGGAATTCTTCCCAGCTGTCTCTAAAGACGTTGTATTTGAGAGTGCTGGTGTAGCTGATCTCATTACTACTTGCATTGGTGGCAGAAACGTCAGATGTGCAGCTGAGTTCGCACGCCACAAGGGCGCAAGACCATGGGAAGAGATTGAGAAGGAATTCCTCAATGGTCAAAAGTTGCAGGGAGTTTCTACCTGCGCTGAAGTCCATGAGATCTTGAAGGCTTGCGGTAAGGCGGCATTGTTCCCGCTCTTTGAAGTAACTCACAAGATTTCCTTTGAAGCTGCTGACCCAAGCGAACTCATCAAAGCATTCTCAACTGAGAAACTCGAACCCGTACTATAA
- a CDS encoding tetratricopeptide repeat domain containing protein (encoded by transcript BEWA_031490A) produces MMSDDHPADSQSPSRLDIFSHPSPSQDSWEAKQERIKRAEELRVLGNESFKLGYLESAINYYTRAIELNPDNHEYYTNRALCYKRQQKWEMVESDVRQALNLEENSVKAHYLLGQALVHLGNTNEGLKKLKKAKCLSEHYKVPYSDEIDNEIMKVKKQLWLEEDAKFMDVLHSFKSYAQDLIMGQETEESCTERINQLEAVTNAAMGSKDRTIPSYLCCKISMCIMKDPVISSSGLTYERELLEMHLRSNGEFDPITREPCKLSNLIPNYYIKEAVEFFLDKNPWAYDDYYGS; encoded by the exons ATGATGTCAGACGACCACCCGGCGGATTCTCAGAGTCCTTCGAGACTTGACATCTTTTCGCATCCTAGTCCGAGTCAGGACTCATGGGAGGCAAAACAggagagaataaagagaGCCGAGGAGCTCAGAGTACTCGGAAATGAAAGTTTTAAGCTCGGCTACTTGGAATCCGCGATAAACTACTACACAAGGGCAATTGAGCTCAATCCAGACAATCACGAGTATTACACGAACAGAGCACTTTGCTATAAGCGACAGCAAAAGTGGGAAATG GTCGAATCGGATGTTAGACAGGCCCTAAACTTGGAGGAAAACTCGGTAAAGGCTCACTATTTGCTCGGTCAAGCCCTGGTCCATTTAG GAAACACCAACGAAGGTCTCAAAAAGCTTAAAAAGGCAAAATGTCTCTCCGAACATTACAAGGTCCCGTATAGTGACGAGATTGACAATGAGATTATGAAGGTCAAGAAGCAACTTTGGCTCGAGGAGGATGCAAAGTTTATGGATGTCCTTCATTCCTTCAAGAGCTATGCGCAG GATCTGATTATGGGACAAGAGACTGAGGAGTCCTGCacagagagaataaatcAGTTGGAGGCAGTTACAAACGCAGCAATGGGCTCAAAAGATCGCACTATTCCGAGCTATCTTTGCTGCAAGATATCCATG TGCATAATGAAGGATCCTGTGATCTCGTCCAGTGGCCTAACGTATGAACGGGAATTGCTTGAAATGCACCTTCGGTCAAACGGTGAATTTGATCCGATTACCAG GGAACCTTGCAAGTTGTCTAATTTAATACCAAACTATTACATAAAGGAAGCTGTGGAGTTCTTCTTGGACAA GAATCCGTGGGCTTATGATGATTACTATGGTTCGTGA
- a CDS encoding small GTP-binding protein domain containing protein (encoded by transcript BEWA_031500A): MRKNKILGREYPKCGLGGAFHGRICVFSDTFPKNDWIESALIQQNDPRDRLFYSSSRLSFVPSYLWLYSIRKCRYRAKIHQDESLSDDTEELEEANDENFDDLEDVNFQEEEDVDLEDDIFGESRDYRASKLVDFCKIKAIGGDGGDGCLSFRREKHVPLGGANGGNGGPGGSVYLHCDEMLSSLNHIDQFYIYKAKDGENGLGSQRNGAKGKDLDIFVPSGTVVYGEDGEIFGTLLRKGDKIRIARGGRGGRGNKHFMTKLNNAPKISERGERGICRVVSLVYKIPGDIALVGRPNSGKSSILKSLTKARPKIADYPFSTISPVHGVMDYDRITQEDENSGIVNDVPEDDTQSTFEEAEEELPREDENVHSQNDTEREEALKRGKLVIADVPGLIKGAHEGRGLGHDFLKHIERCQVLAYVVDISAEDPLEDYNAVKGEIGLYDDELLSRMDIVLLNKIDLVNPDKVTTILESFIKHCNHDRIYPISAKTLENFETIRPILAKLHQEIPVPCVNTDVPTVCELDNFRKLDPRNFKVTKIGEGEFTIESPYLERKIAMMRFEQPETLDRLRGMLRRAKMQSKMVKAGISPGDTVHIGDLSFSVSQNILM; the protein is encoded by the exons atgagaaaaaacaaaattttagGCCgagaatatccaaaatGTGGTCTAGGTGGAGCCTTCCATGGAAGAATTTGCGTCTTTAGCGacacatttccaaaaaatgaCTGGATAG AATCTGCGCTCATACAGCAGAATGATCCGCGCGATCGACtcttttattcttcctctagGCTCAGTTTTGTTCCGAGTTATCTATGGCTCTATAGCATTCGTAAATGCAGATATAGAGCCAAAATCCATCAGGATGAATCTCTGAGTGATGACACAGAGGAACTGGAAGAAGCAAATGATGAGAATTTTGATGATCTGGAAGATGTCAACTTtcaagaggaagaagatgtagaCCTGGAAGATGACATTTTCGGCGAAAGCAGAGACTATAGAGCGTCAAAACTTGTCGACTTTTGCAAAATAAAGGCAATTGGTGGAGACGGAGGTGACGGTTGTCTCTCATTTAGGAGAGAGAAACATGTTCCCCTTGGAGGAGCAAACGGCGGTAACGGCGGTCCTGGGGGCTCTGTTTATCTACACTGTGATGAAATGCTTTCAAGTCTAAATCACATTGATcaattttacatttacaagGCAAAAGACGGAGAGAATGGTCTTGGATCACAGCGCAACGGG GCCAAAGGAAAGGATCTCGACATTTTTGTCCCATCAGGAACTGTAGTTTACGGAGAAGATGGTGAAATATTTGGAACTTTACTGAGGAAAGGGGACAAGATTAGAATCGCACgtggaggaagaggtgGAAGAGGAAACAAGCATTTCATGACGAAACT AAATAATGCCCCAAAAATATCTGAGCGAGGTGAACGTGGCATTTGCAGAGTTGTATCACTAGTTTACAAGATACCGGGAGATATTGCCCTTGTTGGTAGACCAAATTCCG GTAAAAGCTCAATTCTCAAGAGTTTAACCAAAGCTAGACCAAAGATTGCAGATTATCCATTCAGCACAATATCACCTGTGCATGGCGTTATGGACTATGATCGTATAACTCAAGAGGATGAGAATTCTGGTATTGTCAATGATGTACCTGAAGATGATACACAATCTACTTTTGAAGAAGCTGAAGAGGAATTGCCAagagaagatgaaaatgtacattCTCAAAATGATACGGAAAGGGAGGAAGCTCTGAAAAGAGGAAAGCTAGTAATTGCAGACGTGCCCGGATTGATTAAAGGTGCTCACGAGGGTCGTGGTTTGGGTCATGACTTTTTAAAGCACATTGAAAGATGCCAAGTACTGGCGTATGTTGTAGACATTTCAGCAGAG GATCCCCTTGAAGATTACAATGCCGTAAAGGGGGAAATTGGTCTCTATGATGATGAACTACTCTCGAGGATGGATATTGTCCTTTTAAACAAAATAGATTTGGTGAATCCCGATAAAGTTACTACCATCTTGGAATCATTCATAAAACACTGCAATCATGATCGTATCTACCCAATTTCAG CAAAAACACTGGAAAACTTTGAGACAATAAGACCGATCCTTGCAAAGCTTCATCAGGAAATTCCTGTTCCATGTGTAAATACTGATGTCCCTACTGTCTGCGAATTGGACAATTTCAGGAAGCTTGATCCTCGCAATTTCAAAGTAACAAAGATCGGGGAAGGCGAATTTACGATAGAATCTCCCTATTTGGAGAGGAAAATCGCAATGATGAGATTCGAACAACCAGAAACATTAGACAGGCTAAGAGGAATGTTGAGACGAGCCAAGATGCAAAGTAAAATGGTAAAGGCTGGAATTTCTCCCGGAGATACCGTACACATTGGAGATCTTTCATTTAGTGTCAGTCAGAATATACTAATGTGA
- a CDS encoding hypothetical protein (encoded by transcript BEWA_031510A) → MYSKLRGPEKKKLPRVIEFSSLNTLLEAEKPTIIFYHTESSLKTKMYRLVLSEILQLYGYVVHAIRDIFTVAYTRVHRKNIDIVETKVDVSKESALGSEVKAPGGFLFHLLIPGKEPMIANLDNFSSVSSFIWQITSLLAQFGIRVTGKPLRKLDSKASTPQKCLALDDPALHKALETRDDIDDMISRCNGVKDSDDISIPR, encoded by the coding sequence ATGTATTCTAAACTTAGGGGTCCAGAGAAAAAGAAACTGCCGAGAGTCATAGAGTTTAGCTCCTTAAACACTTTATTGGAGGCTGAAAAGCCAACAATCATATTCTATCACACAGAATCATCGCTAAAGACAAAAATGTATCGCCTGGTTTTGTCTGAAATTTTGCAGCTGTACGGGTATGTTGTCCATGCTATACGAGACATTTTTACTGTCGCATATACACGTGTACACAGAAAAAATATCGATATCGTTGAAACCAAAGTTGATGTGTCAAAAGAATCAGCATTAGGATCAGAGGTAAAGGCACCAGGAGGATTCTTGTTCCATTTGTTGATTCCTGGGAAAGAACCCATGATTGCAAATTTGGATAACTTTTCCAGCGTATCTTCGTTCATTTGGCAAATTACGAGTCTCTTGGCTCAGTTTGGAATCAGAGTTACCGGAAAACCCCTGAGAAAACTCGATTCGAAGGCGTCTACTCCACAAAAGTGCTTAGCTCTGGATGACCCCGCTTTACACAAGGCGCTGGAGACTAGAGACGATATTGATGACATGATCTCTCGGTGTAACGGAGTGAAAGACTCCGACGATATAAGTATCCCTAGATGA
- a CDS encoding signal peptide-containing protein (encoded by transcript BEWA_031520A): MNAIVALISAVSVFAVSALHLDFGAADLAAHGAVVKGVHHGAKVLHFVPNGEFDGLKCGANFEWALPAAVKEVLAFSHCKDGGLALAHVTLVDGSEHFLHFFGGVALPVSHSVWFGKLAKGVCKHAPALAGLPHHAVLADLAHVLA, from the coding sequence ATGAACGCTATTGTTGCTTTGATCTCTGCTGTCAGCGTTTTCGCTGTTTCTGCTCTTCATCTTGACTTTGGTGCTGCCGATTTGGCTGCCCATGGTGCCGTTGTCAAGGGTGTTCACCACGGTGCCAAGGTTCTTCACTTTGTTCCTAATGGTGAATTCGATGGTCTCAAGTGCGGTGCCAACTTCGAGTGGGCTTTGCCAGCTGCCGTCAAGGAAGTCTTGGCCTTCTCTCACTGCAAGGATGGTGGCCTCGCTTTGGCCCACGTCACTCTCGTTGATGGATCTGAGCACTTCCTCCACTTCTTTGGTGGTGTTGCTCTCCCAGTTTCTCACAGTGTCTGGTTCGGAAAGCTCGCCAAGGGTGTCTGCAAGCATGCTCCAGCTCTTGCTGGCTTGCCACATCATGCTGTTTTGGCTGACTTGGCTCATGTCTTGGCTTAA
- a CDS encoding hypothetical protein (encoded by transcript BEWA_031530A) produces MVDDQGVTIQLSEKPEADYGNGKTYGSGKQIKVIRTPELYDFYRYTHKVSNGSQFTLLEVKGDSSKRINGINEYGKPVTSVEAYYWKHEKTNGSPPTKVLLIGVTTSTGTTYHKNTSGKDWVEHHLQNDLEKTLDEQNCYNNNAITLDLSKDAYGTGDKYCCDGHKGSSRITVASIPVNHKHVGSKTLMAYSYTISSEKLAAIKLAGGKKRKTIKLDGSEFPMEGVESVSALYSNGSKEPVLICLNMKGDDKTSGWYKSSGGDTWTKAPELGDVKPEEIQNNCKQWNALVGELKKHSDSNLQECTLEPPKQPPELQGSQHSEEEGENEHEEEKDKVQEDSALTVEEEVPAFDLSDQVPDTESETKILLQGTPVIKILTTDT; encoded by the coding sequence ATGGTGGATGATCAAGGAGTAACCATTCAGCTCTCAGAAAAACCAGAGGCGGATTATGGGAATGGAAAGACTTATGGGAGTGGTAAGCAAATTAAGGTCATAAGAACTCCTGAACTATATGACTTCTACAGGTATACTCATAAGGTTTCTAATGGAAGCCAGTTTACACTCTTAGAAGTTAAAGGTGATAGTAGtaaaagaataaatggaatTAATGAATACGGTAAACCGGTAACTTCAGTTGAagcctattactggaaacaTGAAAAAACCAACGGTAGTCCGCCCACAAAGGTTCTCTTGATAGGAGTCACCACCAGCACAGGAACTACCTATCATAAGAATACTAGTGGCAAAGATTGGGTTGAAcatcatctccaaaatGATCTCGAGAAAACTCTGGACGAACAAAACTGTTACAACAACAACGCCATAACCTTAGATCTTTCCAAAGATGCATACGGGACAGGAGACAAGTATTGTTGTGACGGTCATAAAGGTAGCAGTAGAATCACTGTTGCTTCTATACCAGTTAATCATAAACATGTGGGCTCAAAGACTCTTATGGCCTACAGCTATACCATTAGTAGTGAAAAATTGGCAGCTATAAAGCTCGCCGGTGgaaagaaaaggaagactATAAAACTAGATGGATCAGAATTTCCCATGGAAGGTGTAGAAAGTGTCTCTGCACTATACTCCAATGGTAGTAAGGAACCTGTCTTGATTTGTCTCAACATGAAAGGTGACGATAAAACTTCTGGATGGTACAAAAGTAGTGGTGGAGATACATGGACAAAAGCTCCTGAACTCGGTGATGTAAAACCAGAGGAGATTCAGAATAACTGTAAACAATGGAATGCACTTGTTGGTGAACTTAAGAAGCATAGTGACAGTAActtgcaagaatgtacTCTGGAGCCTCCTAAACAACCACCAGAATTACAGGGCTCACAACATTCTGAAGAAGAGGGAGAAAATGAAcatgaagaggaaaaagaCAAGGTTCAAGAAGACTCTGCTCTTACAGTTGAGGAAGAGGTTCCAGCATttgacttatctgaccaagttcctgatacagagtctgaaacaaagattcttctacaaggtactcctgtGATTAAAATTCTCACTACAGATACTTAA
- a CDS encoding hypothetical protein (encoded by transcript BEWA_031540A) — translation MVSMTLLSSLVAMDPLFPESDLNKSFKPPSAGSPLATSIPNLQNSSQFMGLHLVLTSSDKMRPSDCRAAIMAISFKTPSILWSMTKKTFLNRAARSIFQIYERRFPQPGRITCSGREASIPLIKWAMCRLF, via the coding sequence ATGGTTTCCATGACGCTTCTGAGCTCATTAGTGGCAATGGATCCGCTCTTTCCAGAGAGTGACTTGAACAAATCATTCAAACCACCATCAGCCGGGAGTCCCTTGGCAACCTCCATTCCAAATTTGCAAAACTCATCACAATTCATGGGTTTACACTTGGTCTTAACCTCATCTGACAAGATGAGACCAAGCGACTGCAGGGCAGCTATAATGGCAATCTCGTTCAAAACACCCTCCATCTTGTGGTCCATGACCAAGAAAACATTCCTCAACCGCGCAGCAAGAtccatttttcaaatataCGAGCGAAGATTTCCTCAACCCGGAAGAATAACTTGCAGTGGGAGAGAAGCGTCTATTCCTCTGATCAAATGGGCAATGTGTAGACTTTTCTAG